The proteins below are encoded in one region of Berryella intestinalis:
- a CDS encoding ACT domain-containing protein, with protein sequence MIKQLTVFLANEQGRLSSVCRALADAGINVHALVLADTAEYGVARFLCDRPEAAARELEQRGYRARTVDVLGVYVADRAGGLVEVLDALGEHKVNIEYLYCISSNTDDALDILKVEDPRSVEAALKDAGFRIADPSDIYDLD encoded by the coding sequence ATGATCAAGCAGCTTACCGTTTTTCTGGCGAACGAGCAGGGGCGCCTCTCGTCGGTGTGCAGGGCGCTGGCCGATGCCGGCATCAACGTGCACGCGCTCGTGCTGGCCGACACGGCCGAGTACGGGGTCGCCCGCTTCCTGTGCGACCGACCCGAAGCGGCGGCCCGCGAGTTGGAGCAGCGGGGGTACCGTGCGCGAACCGTCGACGTCCTGGGCGTCTACGTGGCCGATCGGGCCGGCGGGCTCGTCGAGGTCCTCGACGCGCTGGGCGAGCACAAGGTGAACATCGAGTACCTTTACTGCATCTCCTCCAACACCGACGACGCGCTCGACATCCTGAAGGTCGAAGACCCCCGATCCGTCGAGGCGGCGCTGAAAGACGCCGGGTTCCGCATCGCCGACCCATCCGATATCTATGATCTGGACTAA
- a CDS encoding phenylacetate--CoA ligase family protein codes for MAYYQPDIETMSREQLGKLQFKRARWTVQHAFDNIPFYRESWKEAGVEPGDLKSLEDLPKFPFIKKQDMRDNYPFGLFAVEQHQVARIHASSGTTGQATVVGSTASDLANWADCFARGIYMAGGGPESTVQVSYGYGLFTGGLGAHTGSERAGATVIPTSSGNTQRQIQMMKDLGTTIIACTPSYALLLADTMIEMGMDPHADLKLSAGIFGAEAASDGLKDELARKLGIRYVNVYGLSEIMGPGVAFSCEFNNGLHLAEDHFYAEIIDPDTLLPVPDGQYGELVFTTLTRECCPMVRYRTRDITRIVDRECACGRTHRMIDDIVGRSDDMMIIRGVNVFPSQIEQVITAIPEIAAQYKIILRTDGHLDRMELQVETVPEFPFDEIRKLEEVKARLKAELKSNLQIGVDVKLVEPMTIERSEGKAKRVFDLREKVAR; via the coding sequence ATGGCATACTACCAGCCGGACATCGAGACCATGTCTCGAGAGCAGCTGGGGAAGTTGCAGTTTAAGCGCGCTCGATGGACGGTCCAGCATGCCTTTGACAACATCCCTTTCTACCGTGAGTCCTGGAAAGAGGCCGGGGTGGAGCCGGGCGATCTCAAGTCGCTCGAGGATCTCCCCAAGTTCCCTTTCATCAAGAAGCAGGACATGCGCGACAACTACCCGTTCGGCCTGTTCGCAGTGGAACAGCACCAGGTAGCGCGCATCCATGCGTCATCGGGCACCACCGGTCAGGCGACGGTCGTGGGCAGCACGGCGTCCGATCTGGCCAACTGGGCCGACTGCTTCGCGCGCGGCATCTACATGGCCGGGGGAGGCCCCGAATCCACCGTTCAGGTATCGTACGGATACGGCCTGTTCACGGGCGGTTTGGGGGCGCACACCGGAAGCGAGCGCGCCGGCGCCACGGTCATCCCCACCTCGTCGGGCAACACCCAGCGCCAGATCCAGATGATGAAGGACCTGGGCACCACCATCATCGCCTGCACGCCTTCCTACGCGCTGCTGCTGGCAGACACCATGATCGAGATGGGCATGGATCCGCATGCCGACCTCAAGCTGTCCGCCGGCATCTTCGGAGCCGAAGCGGCTTCCGACGGCCTGAAAGACGAACTCGCCCGCAAACTGGGCATCCGCTACGTGAACGTCTACGGCCTCTCCGAGATCATGGGGCCGGGCGTGGCGTTTTCCTGCGAGTTCAACAACGGGCTCCATCTGGCCGAGGACCACTTCTACGCCGAGATCATCGATCCCGACACGCTTTTGCCCGTGCCCGACGGCCAGTACGGCGAGCTGGTGTTCACCACGCTGACGCGCGAGTGCTGCCCCATGGTGCGCTACCGCACGCGCGACATCACGCGCATCGTCGATCGGGAATGCGCATGCGGGCGCACCCACCGCATGATCGACGACATCGTCGGGCGCTCGGACGACATGATGATCATCCGCGGCGTGAACGTGTTCCCGTCCCAGATCGAGCAGGTCATCACCGCAATCCCCGAGATCGCGGCCCAATACAAGATCATCCTGCGCACAGACGGTCACCTCGACCGCATGGAGCTGCAGGTGGAAACCGTTCCCGAGTTCCCCTTCGACGAGATCAGGAAGCTCGAAGAGGTCAAGGCGCGCCTCAAGGCCGAGCTCAAGAGCAACCTGCAGATCGGCGTCGACGTGAAGCTGGTCGAGCCGATGACCATCGAGCGCTCGGAAGGGAAGGCCAAACGCGTATTCGATCTGAGGGAGAAGGTGGCGCGATGA
- a CDS encoding AEC family transporter, translating to MIELTLLAAAGVIARKLDFMNSAFDTMLSRLVMNFSLPALMISSVLNNTGLPDFATIMRILGFSMLAYVLMMVVSYLVPRLYPNLEPATRGAHSFMMGFGNTSFVGLPILNAIFGPAAVFYGVINNIPFNIFAFTCGEAMIKQGGAPKAGPSLKRRVKKVLRNLMNPAMIACIVALVLASLGITDNGGLVGNTLNYIGQMTVPASMLIIGSTLATMSPKEMLSHAKPYVTSVMRLLVIPVALFFAMRPFIDDPLILGVIVVGAGMPVASMGTMMALMYDGDVKAMSQGTFITTVLALATIPLLAVLVS from the coding sequence ATGATCGAACTCACCCTTTTGGCGGCAGCCGGCGTCATCGCCCGAAAACTCGACTTCATGAACAGCGCGTTCGACACCATGCTGTCCCGCCTCGTGATGAACTTCTCGCTTCCCGCGCTGATGATATCGTCGGTTCTGAACAACACCGGCCTGCCCGACTTCGCCACCATCATGCGGATCCTCGGGTTCTCGATGCTCGCCTACGTGCTGATGATGGTCGTTTCCTACCTCGTCCCGCGTCTCTATCCCAACCTCGAGCCCGCCACGCGCGGCGCCCATTCCTTCATGATGGGGTTCGGGAACACCAGCTTCGTCGGCCTTCCCATCCTCAACGCCATCTTCGGGCCCGCTGCGGTGTTCTACGGCGTCATCAACAACATCCCGTTCAACATCTTCGCGTTCACCTGCGGAGAGGCCATGATCAAACAGGGAGGCGCCCCCAAAGCCGGCCCGTCGCTCAAACGCCGGGTGAAAAAGGTCTTGCGCAACCTCATGAACCCCGCCATGATCGCCTGCATCGTCGCCCTCGTGCTGGCATCGCTGGGCATCACCGACAACGGGGGACTGGTGGGCAACACCCTGAACTACATCGGGCAGATGACCGTCCCCGCCTCGATGCTGATCATCGGCTCAACACTGGCCACCATGTCGCCCAAAGAGATGCTCTCGCACGCGAAACCCTACGTCACCTCGGTCATGCGCCTGCTGGTCATCCCCGTCGCCCTGTTCTTCGCGATGCGGCCCTTCATCGACGATCCCCTGATCCTGGGCGTCATCGTGGTCGGCGCCGGCATGCCGGTGGCGTCGATGGGAACCATGATGGCCCTCATGTACGACGGCGACGTCAAGGCCATGTCGCAGGGCACCTTCATCACCACGGTCCTCGCGCTGGCCACCATCCCGCTGCTGGCCGTCCTGGTGTCGTAA
- a CDS encoding 2-isopropylmalate synthase, whose protein sequence is MTRKIKIFDTTLRDGEQSPGASMNTEEKLVVARELLRLNVDVIEAGFPISSPGDFESVRRIAELAGDNATVCALTRAVKKDIDSAADALKYAKRPRIHTGIGVSPSHIHDKLKMTEDQVVERAIECVSYAKQFVDDVEFYAEDAGRSDYDFLVRVIQAVVDAGATVVNIPDTTGFSLPEEYGRRIKYLRDNVRGIENVDISVHCHNDLGMATALAMAGVRNGATQIECTINGLGERAGNTAMEEVVMAIRMHGEELDAHTDVNTREFVKASRLVSSITGMNVQANKAIVGANAFAHSSGIHQDGVLKQRSTYEIIDPEEVGAGQSKIILTARSGHAALKHRLIELGYEFEKDELDKIYEAFLDLADKKKEVFDEDLESLVNEREREAAALYSIVSVQVSSGYPLIPTATVTLKDPNGIDTTVCTCGVGPIDAVFKAVNQIIRVDNELSEFSVQSVTRGLAALGEVTVRVAASDGRIFAGRGADGDIIVSSAKAYVNALNRLLSDRKN, encoded by the coding sequence ATGACTCGGAAGATCAAGATCTTCGACACCACCTTGCGCGACGGCGAGCAGTCGCCCGGCGCATCGATGAACACCGAGGAGAAACTGGTGGTGGCGCGCGAGCTTCTGCGTTTGAACGTCGACGTCATCGAAGCGGGTTTCCCCATTTCGAGCCCGGGCGACTTCGAGAGCGTGCGCCGCATCGCCGAGTTGGCCGGCGACAACGCCACCGTCTGCGCCCTCACGCGCGCCGTCAAGAAAGACATCGACAGCGCCGCCGACGCCTTGAAGTACGCCAAGCGCCCGCGCATCCACACCGGCATCGGCGTGTCGCCCTCCCACATACACGACAAGCTGAAGATGACCGAGGACCAGGTGGTCGAGCGCGCGATCGAGTGCGTCTCGTACGCCAAGCAGTTCGTCGACGACGTGGAGTTCTACGCCGAGGACGCGGGCCGTTCGGACTACGACTTTTTGGTGCGCGTCATCCAAGCCGTCGTCGATGCGGGAGCCACCGTCGTGAACATCCCCGACACCACCGGCTTCTCGCTGCCCGAGGAGTACGGGCGGCGCATCAAGTACCTGCGCGACAACGTGCGCGGCATCGAGAACGTGGATATCTCCGTGCACTGCCACAACGACCTCGGCATGGCCACCGCGCTGGCCATGGCCGGCGTGCGCAACGGCGCCACCCAGATCGAATGCACCATCAACGGCCTGGGCGAGCGCGCGGGAAACACCGCCATGGAAGAGGTCGTCATGGCCATCCGCATGCACGGGGAAGAGCTCGACGCCCACACCGACGTCAACACGCGCGAGTTCGTCAAGGCGAGCCGCCTCGTGTCGTCCATCACCGGCATGAACGTCCAGGCCAACAAGGCCATCGTGGGAGCCAATGCGTTCGCGCACTCCTCGGGCATCCACCAAGACGGCGTGCTCAAGCAGCGCTCCACCTACGAGATCATCGATCCCGAAGAGGTGGGTGCGGGCCAGTCCAAGATCATCCTCACGGCGCGCTCGGGCCACGCGGCGCTCAAGCACCGCCTGATCGAGCTGGGATACGAGTTCGAGAAAGACGAGCTCGACAAGATCTACGAGGCGTTCCTCGACCTGGCTGACAAGAAGAAGGAGGTCTTCGACGAGGATCTGGAGAGCCTGGTCAACGAACGCGAGCGAGAGGCTGCGGCCCTGTACTCCATCGTCAGCGTCCAGGTGTCGAGCGGATACCCCCTGATCCCCACGGCGACGGTCACCCTGAAAGACCCCAACGGGATCGACACCACCGTCTGCACCTGCGGCGTGGGACCCATCGACGCGGTGTTCAAGGCCGTGAACCAGATCATCCGCGTGGACAACGAGCTGTCGGAGTTCTCCGTCCAGTCCGTCACCCGCGGCCTGGCGGCCCTCGGCGAGGTGACCGTGCGCGTGGCTGCCTCCGACGGACGCATCTTCGCCGGCAGGGGAGCCGACGGCGACATCATCGTGTCGTCTGCCAAGGCCTACGTGAACGCCCTGAACCGCCTTCTGTCCGACCGCAAGAATTAA
- the ilvC gene encoding ketol-acid reductoisomerase, with protein sequence MRESARDTSNSSQQTKGSDMAVTIYYEEDCNPEVIKGKKIAVIGYGSQGHAHALNLKDSGCDVRVGLREGSSSAEAAREAGLNVVSVEQAAEEADVIMILVPDEIQAKVYEEQIAPHLHAGDTLAFAHGFNIHYGYITAPEDVNVIMCAPKGPGHIVRRQYTEGSGVPDLACVHQDATGDAWDIALSYCWGVGGARTGIIKATFAQETEEDLFGEQAVLCGGLVELVKAGFETLVDAGYPAELAYFECYHEMKMIVDLMYESGIHFMNYSISNTAEYGEYYAGPKVINDESRAAMKEILERIQNGDFAREFVADCNNDHKWLLEQREAINSHEIEKTGEKIRSMFTWIKK encoded by the coding sequence CTGCGCGAAAGCGCACGCGATACCAGTAACAGCAGCCAACAGACGAAAGGAAGCGACATGGCTGTCACCATCTACTACGAAGAGGACTGCAACCCCGAGGTCATCAAGGGCAAGAAGATCGCCGTCATCGGCTACGGATCGCAGGGCCACGCCCACGCGCTCAACCTCAAGGACTCGGGATGCGACGTGCGCGTCGGCCTGCGCGAAGGATCCTCTTCGGCCGAGGCCGCCCGCGAAGCCGGCCTGAACGTCGTTTCCGTCGAGCAGGCCGCCGAAGAGGCCGACGTCATCATGATCCTCGTCCCCGACGAGATCCAGGCCAAGGTCTACGAAGAGCAGATCGCCCCGCACCTGCATGCCGGCGACACCCTCGCGTTCGCGCACGGCTTCAACATCCACTACGGCTACATCACCGCGCCCGAGGACGTGAACGTCATCATGTGCGCGCCCAAGGGCCCCGGCCACATCGTGCGCCGCCAGTACACCGAGGGCTCGGGCGTACCCGATCTGGCCTGCGTGCACCAGGACGCCACGGGGGATGCCTGGGACATCGCGCTGTCGTACTGCTGGGGCGTGGGCGGCGCCCGCACGGGCATCATCAAGGCCACCTTCGCCCAGGAAACCGAAGAGGACCTGTTCGGTGAGCAGGCGGTTCTGTGCGGCGGTCTGGTCGAGCTGGTGAAGGCCGGCTTCGAAACGCTGGTTGACGCGGGCTATCCGGCCGAGCTGGCGTATTTCGAGTGCTACCACGAGATGAAGATGATCGTGGACCTCATGTACGAAAGCGGCATCCACTTCATGAACTACTCGATCTCCAACACCGCCGAGTACGGCGAGTACTACGCCGGCCCCAAGGTCATCAACGACGAGTCGCGCGCGGCTATGAAGGAGATCCTCGAGCGCATCCAGAACGGGGACTTCGCACGCGAGTTCGTGGCGGACTGCAACAACGACCACAAGTGGCTGCTCGAGCAGCGCGAGGCCATCAACAGCCACGAGATCGAGAAGACCGGCGAGAAGATCCGCTCGATGTTCACCTGGATCAAGAAATAA
- the ilvN gene encoding acetolactate synthase small subunit, protein MKHVLSILVENSPGVLSRVTGLISRRGFNIESLSVGPTEDPTKSRVTIIVNANEVAYEQLTKQLHKLTSVHKISDLTNDSAIERELVLFKVNAPAERRGEIIEIANVFRANIVDVGRTSLTVEATGDEAKLKGMEDLFRAYGLKEATRTGKIAMGRSSKES, encoded by the coding sequence ATGAAACATGTGCTCTCAATCTTGGTCGAGAACAGCCCCGGCGTGCTCTCGCGCGTTACCGGCCTCATCTCGCGACGGGGATTCAACATCGAGTCGCTGTCCGTGGGTCCCACCGAAGACCCCACCAAATCGCGCGTCACCATCATCGTGAACGCCAACGAGGTTGCCTACGAGCAGCTCACCAAGCAGCTCCACAAGCTCACCAGCGTGCACAAGATCAGCGACCTCACCAACGACAGCGCCATCGAGCGCGAGCTCGTCTTGTTCAAGGTGAACGCGCCGGCCGAGCGCCGCGGCGAGATCATCGAGATCGCCAACGTGTTCCGCGCCAACATCGTGGACGTGGGCCGCACCTCGCTCACCGTCGAGGCGACCGGCGACGAAGCGAAGCTCAAGGGCATGGAGGACCTGTTCCGCGCCTACGGCCTGAAGGAAGCCACGCGCACCGGCAAGATCGCCATGGGCCGAAGCTCGAAGGAAAGCTAG
- the ilvB gene encoding biosynthetic-type acetolactate synthase large subunit: MTVARAGAPKGPGSRNAKQGMRMTGAQAVIASLEAEGVDTLFGYPGGQVIRIYDALYDSEIIEHVLVRHEQGAVHAADGYARATGNVGVVLVTSGPGATNTVTGIATAYMDSVPLVVITGQVPRAVIGTDAFQESDIVGITMPIVKHSYLLQSVDELASTFREAFHIAKTGRPGPVLIDIPSDITIEEVVFEYPDDVNIPSYRPTYRGNAKQIRAAAERIAQARRPVFYVGGGAIASNASSEVTELANILQIPVVTTLMSKGVMPTDDPLNLGMVGMHGSKYANLTLNHADLIIAAGARFSDRVTGNVKSFAPNADLIHIDIDPAEIGKIIDPQIPVVGDLKSVFASLIESFGKSKKAPDTADWLAEVSAWRERYPLYDKRLDPDNDVIVPEVSIQLLSHLIDPDNTIVVTEVGQHQMWAAQFVDTERPRSFLSSGGAGTMGFGFPAAIGAAIGCPDKTVVCIAGDGSFQMNSQEMATAAIGNVPVKVVVLDNRALGMVRQWQKLFYKRRYSFTELADNPDFVKLADAYGWQGEQVTSASELAAAYKRMLDAPGPYLLDVCIPRDQSVFPMVAPGKGLSEVTGAIDSAAGAVRVGPEDSPEVATPEGAK, encoded by the coding sequence ATGACGGTCGCCCGCGCCGGCGCGCCGAAGGGCCCGGGAAGCCGCAACGCCAAACAGGGCATGAGGATGACCGGGGCCCAGGCCGTCATCGCCTCGTTGGAGGCCGAAGGGGTCGACACCCTCTTCGGCTACCCGGGAGGCCAGGTCATCCGCATCTACGACGCCCTGTACGACTCCGAGATCATCGAACACGTGCTGGTGCGCCACGAGCAGGGCGCGGTCCATGCCGCCGACGGCTACGCGCGCGCAACCGGCAACGTGGGCGTCGTGCTGGTGACGAGCGGCCCGGGAGCCACCAACACAGTCACCGGCATCGCGACGGCCTACATGGACTCGGTTCCCCTGGTGGTCATCACCGGGCAGGTCCCGCGCGCCGTCATCGGCACCGACGCCTTCCAGGAGTCCGACATCGTGGGCATCACCATGCCCATCGTCAAGCACAGCTACCTGCTGCAGTCGGTAGACGAGCTCGCCTCCACCTTCCGCGAGGCCTTCCACATCGCGAAGACGGGGCGTCCCGGCCCGGTGCTCATCGACATCCCCTCCGACATCACCATCGAGGAAGTGGTGTTCGAGTACCCCGACGACGTGAACATCCCGTCGTACCGCCCGACCTACCGCGGCAACGCCAAGCAGATCCGCGCCGCGGCCGAGCGCATCGCCCAGGCCCGTCGCCCGGTGTTCTACGTCGGCGGGGGAGCCATCGCGTCGAACGCGTCTTCCGAAGTCACCGAACTTGCCAACATACTGCAGATCCCCGTGGTCACCACGCTGATGAGCAAGGGCGTCATGCCCACGGACGATCCGCTGAACCTCGGCATGGTGGGCATGCACGGATCGAAGTACGCGAACCTCACGCTGAACCACGCCGACCTCATCATCGCCGCCGGCGCGCGCTTCTCAGACCGCGTGACGGGCAACGTGAAGAGCTTCGCGCCCAACGCCGATCTCATCCACATCGACATCGATCCGGCCGAGATCGGCAAGATCATCGACCCGCAGATCCCCGTGGTCGGCGACCTCAAATCGGTGTTCGCCAGCCTCATCGAGAGCTTCGGCAAGTCGAAGAAGGCGCCCGACACCGCCGACTGGCTGGCCGAAGTGTCCGCGTGGCGCGAGCGCTACCCGCTCTACGACAAGCGCCTCGACCCCGACAACGACGTGATCGTGCCCGAGGTGTCCATCCAGCTGCTCTCGCACCTCATCGATCCGGACAACACCATCGTCGTCACCGAGGTGGGCCAGCACCAGATGTGGGCCGCGCAGTTCGTCGACACCGAGCGCCCGCGCTCCTTCCTCAGCTCGGGCGGCGCCGGCACCATGGGCTTCGGGTTCCCCGCCGCCATCGGGGCGGCCATAGGGTGTCCCGACAAGACCGTCGTCTGCATCGCCGGGGACGGGTCGTTCCAGATGAACAGTCAGGAGATGGCCACGGCCGCCATCGGCAACGTGCCGGTGAAGGTGGTGGTGCTCGACAACCGCGCGCTCGGCATGGTGCGCCAGTGGCAGAAGCTGTTCTACAAGCGCCGCTACTCGTTCACCGAGCTGGCCGACAACCCCGATTTCGTGAAGCTGGCCGATGCCTACGGGTGGCAGGGCGAGCAGGTGACCAGCGCAAGCGAGCTGGCGGCCGCCTACAAGCGCATGCTCGACGCGCCCGGCCCTTACCTGCTCGACGTGTGCATCCCGCGCGACCAGAGCGTGTTTCCCATGGTGGCGCCCGGAAAGGGCCTCTCGGAGGTCACCGGCGCCATCGACAGCGCGGCCGGGGCCGTGCGCGTCGGACCCGAGGATTCGCCCGAAGTCGCAACGCCGGAAGGAGCGAAGTAA
- the ilvD gene encoding dihydroxy-acid dehydratase codes for MDLRSSQITQGVMRAPHRSLLKADGVTDEEMGRPLIAVVNSRNDIIPGHNNLDKIADAVKAGIYMAGGVPFEISTIGVCDGIAMNHRGMHYSLVSRDVIADSLECAVEGHAFDGIVCIPNCDKVVPGMVLGALRVNIPTVFVSGGPMLAGKQQGGCGPSTDLNTLFDGAAAVQAGRLSETELKYFENTACPTCGSCSGMFTANSMNCLCEALGIALPGNGTIPAVYSERIRLAKHAGMKVMELVEKNVRIGDIVSEAAIHNAMSCDMAFGGSTNTVLHLTAIARQAGHPITMDDWDRVSAATPHLVKLQPSGPRPLSDLYEVGGVPVVMHELDRAGKLDHAALTCMGTLDEYLKTCTRPADGEVCRTAENPFSPVGALRVLHGNLAPKGGIVKKSAVDPSMMTHTGPARVFNSEEEACACINAGGINPGDVVVIRYEGPKGGPGMREMLTPTSSIVGMGLSTSVALLTDGRFSGATKGPAIGHVSPEAAASGPIALIEEGDSITVDIEGGSLNLNISDEEFERRRAAFVPLPPKHNHGVLAKYAKLVSSADEGAFVS; via the coding sequence ATGGATTTGAGAAGCTCGCAGATCACGCAGGGCGTCATGCGCGCGCCGCACCGCAGCCTGCTGAAAGCCGACGGCGTCACCGACGAGGAGATGGGCCGCCCGCTCATCGCCGTCGTCAACTCGCGCAACGACATCATCCCCGGCCACAACAACCTCGATAAGATCGCCGACGCCGTCAAGGCCGGCATCTACATGGCCGGAGGCGTCCCCTTCGAGATCTCGACCATCGGAGTGTGCGACGGCATCGCCATGAACCACCGCGGCATGCACTACTCGCTGGTCAGCCGCGACGTCATCGCCGACTCGCTGGAATGCGCCGTCGAGGGCCACGCGTTCGACGGCATCGTGTGCATCCCCAACTGCGACAAGGTCGTCCCCGGCATGGTTTTGGGCGCCCTGCGCGTGAACATCCCCACGGTGTTCGTGTCGGGAGGCCCCATGCTCGCCGGCAAGCAGCAGGGCGGATGCGGACCTTCCACCGACCTGAACACGCTGTTCGACGGGGCGGCCGCCGTGCAGGCGGGAAGGCTGTCCGAGACCGAGCTGAAGTACTTCGAGAACACGGCGTGCCCCACCTGCGGAAGCTGCTCGGGCATGTTCACCGCCAACTCGATGAACTGCCTGTGCGAAGCCCTCGGCATCGCGCTGCCCGGCAACGGAACCATCCCGGCCGTGTACTCCGAGCGCATCCGCCTGGCCAAGCACGCGGGCATGAAGGTGATGGAGCTCGTCGAGAAGAACGTGCGCATCGGCGACATCGTCAGCGAGGCCGCCATCCACAACGCCATGTCGTGCGATATGGCGTTCGGGGGCTCCACCAACACGGTGCTGCACCTCACCGCCATCGCGCGCCAGGCGGGACACCCCATCACGATGGACGACTGGGACCGCGTCTCGGCGGCCACGCCTCATCTGGTGAAGCTGCAGCCCTCCGGCCCGCGGCCTTTGTCGGATCTCTACGAGGTGGGCGGCGTTCCCGTGGTGATGCACGAGCTCGACCGCGCCGGCAAGCTGGACCACGCCGCGCTCACCTGCATGGGAACGCTCGACGAGTACCTGAAAACCTGCACCAGGCCCGCCGACGGCGAGGTCTGCCGCACGGCTGAGAACCCGTTTTCCCCGGTGGGAGCGCTGCGCGTGCTGCACGGCAACCTCGCTCCCAAAGGCGGCATCGTGAAGAAGTCGGCGGTCGATCCCTCCATGATGACCCACACGGGCCCCGCCCGCGTGTTCAACAGCGAGGAGGAGGCCTGCGCCTGCATCAACGCGGGCGGCATCAACCCGGGCGACGTCGTGGTCATCCGCTACGAGGGCCCCAAGGGCGGCCCCGGCATGCGCGAGATGCTCACGCCCACGTCGTCCATCGTCGGCATGGGCCTGTCGACCAGCGTGGCGCTGCTCACCGACGGGCGCTTCTCGGGCGCGACCAAGGGACCTGCCATCGGGCACGTCAGCCCCGAAGCGGCGGCGAGCGGCCCCATCGCGCTCATCGAGGAGGGCGACTCCATCACCGTCGACATCGAAGGCGGATCGCTCAACCTCAACATCAGCGACGAGGAGTTCGAGCGCCGCCGCGCCGCATTCGTCCCGCTGCCCCCCAAGCACAACCACGGCGTGCTGGCCAAGTACGCGAAGCTTGTCAGTTCCGCAGACGAAGGAGCGTTTGTATCGTGA
- a CDS encoding chorismate mutase, giving the protein MPESQNLEAIARNRAEIDRIDREIVRLLNERCGRSLAIRDLKSAEHLGIFDARREEEILEKTAEANEGPLDDEHVHAVYAAILRVMKEA; this is encoded by the coding sequence ATGCCTGAAAGCCAGAACCTCGAGGCTATCGCGCGAAACCGCGCCGAGATCGACCGCATCGACCGCGAGATCGTGCGGCTCCTGAACGAGCGCTGCGGGCGCTCGCTTGCCATCCGCGACCTCAAATCGGCCGAGCACCTGGGCATCTTCGACGCTCGGCGGGAAGAGGAGATCCTCGAGAAGACCGCCGAGGCCAACGAGGGGCCCCTCGACGACGAGCACGTGCACGCCGTCTACGCCGCCATCCTGCGCGTTATGAAAGAGGCGTGA
- the aroF gene encoding 3-deoxy-7-phosphoheptulonate synthase, which produces MSPDPADKLPDLGQRGDTVTLFAGPCSVESFEQFDEAAACIQGLGLTWIRGGAYKPRTNPYSFQGLGEEGLRIMRDSARARGLKSLTEVMDTELVGLVDSHVDGIQIGARNFQNFSLLREVGKATAQSQKMVLFKRGFAGTIEEWLAASDYLSMEGNHNIVLCERGLRTFETATRFTLDISAVPVIHKLSTMPVCVDVSHAAGQRDLVPSLAKAAIAAGADSIMVEVHPNPRAAKSDSAQQLSLPQFEALVEELRAIAAALGKTVV; this is translated from the coding sequence ATGAGCCCGGATCCCGCCGACAAGCTTCCCGACCTGGGACAGCGCGGCGATACCGTCACGCTGTTCGCCGGACCGTGCTCGGTAGAGTCCTTCGAGCAGTTCGACGAAGCGGCCGCGTGCATCCAGGGCCTCGGGCTGACGTGGATCCGCGGCGGCGCCTACAAGCCGCGCACGAACCCGTACTCGTTCCAGGGCCTGGGCGAGGAGGGGCTGCGCATCATGCGCGACTCCGCGCGGGCCCGCGGCCTGAAATCGCTCACCGAGGTGATGGACACCGAGCTCGTGGGCCTGGTCGACTCCCACGTCGACGGCATCCAGATCGGCGCGCGCAACTTCCAGAACTTCAGTCTGCTGCGCGAAGTGGGGAAGGCGACCGCGCAGTCTCAGAAGATGGTGCTGTTCAAACGGGGGTTCGCCGGAACCATCGAAGAATGGCTGGCCGCAAGCGACTACCTGTCCATGGAGGGCAATCACAACATCGTTTTGTGCGAGCGCGGCCTGCGCACCTTCGAGACCGCCACCCGCTTCACGCTGGACATTTCTGCCGTGCCCGTGATCCACAAGCTGTCCACCATGCCGGTGTGCGTGGACGTGTCCCACGCAGCCGGCCAACGCGACCTGGTGCCGTCCCTGGCAAAAGCCGCCATCGCGGCCGGGGCCGACAGCATCATGGTTGAAGTGCACCCGAACCCGCGGGCCGCGAAGTCGGACAGCGCCCAGCAGCTGTCGCTTCCGCAGTTCGAAGCGCTGGTCGAAGAGCTGCGCGCCATAGCCGCCGCGTTGGGGAAAACCGTCGTATAG